One Tepidimicrobium xylanilyticum DNA segment encodes these proteins:
- a CDS encoding sugar phosphate nucleotidyltransferase, translating to MIIIKGIIMSGGIGTRLRPLTCDLPKPMVPIFNKPVMEYGVELFKKHGIKDIAVTLYYLPNMIMDYFGDGSKFDVNIKYYIEEKPLGTGGSVKNAEEFLDTTLIVLSGDAFTDIDLQKAYEFHKKKGSKATLVLKREPNPLEYGLVITDDGGKILRFLEKPSWGEVFSDNINTGIYILEPEVFQYYRKGENFDFSKDLFPKLLEDNVPMYGYVGEGYWCDVGDLKSYINTHEDIFTQKERQYLLGKSQREGIWVGEGTIIEKGAKIYPPVYIGKNSIIKSGVVLESYSVIGSNCFVGEGSSIKRSIVWDNVIISNNCEIRKAVVCNNGRIEEGSRVFEEAVIGVNSKIFRNSTIKPKVKVWPHKTIEEGTVLNGNLVWEEKAARRLFGSRNISGIYNSTITPELAIKLGASLATVINFEGIYVVNSDDYNLSKSIKNSIISGILSTGSLVVDMEESSLPMCRFSVRHVKAHGGVHIRTGDVDRGLVYIEIIGDKGINIDKGMERKIENTMAIEDYKRCNGEEIEDIVHINNFSSIYIKEGINRLKNIYKIRQERPKIAIGSKSRNIAALAEKFLKKMGCLVSVVDDIKVFGIDGLKNMVLDEDLDLGILYSDDGESIALTDGFNIIKGERYYMLSLLIGFKTGEIKEAIVPYNFPRIVEKIGSKYDGSITYAKSNISDLIGTMWKKDLEFQYILNFDGIWASGKIIDYLIGNNMVLNQLLQELPEYFYLMKEIPCKWDEKGNIIRRLTGDGKAGIELKEGIRFMDNKGWVLVVPDEEKPKLNLFIEGHDEEYAEELWSKYHDRITKLLKG from the coding sequence GTGATTATAATCAAAGGGATTATCATGTCTGGAGGAATTGGTACTAGGCTTAGACCTTTAACTTGTGATTTACCTAAACCTATGGTACCAATTTTTAATAAGCCCGTAATGGAATATGGAGTGGAACTGTTTAAAAAACATGGAATAAAAGATATAGCAGTTACATTATATTATCTACCTAATATGATTATGGATTATTTTGGAGATGGTTCCAAATTTGATGTGAATATCAAGTATTACATAGAGGAAAAGCCTTTAGGGACAGGTGGCAGTGTAAAGAATGCAGAGGAGTTTTTAGACACCACCTTAATCGTTCTCAGTGGAGATGCTTTTACCGATATAGATTTACAGAAAGCTTATGAATTTCATAAAAAAAAGGGTTCAAAAGCCACATTAGTTTTAAAGAGGGAGCCTAACCCATTAGAATATGGACTAGTTATAACCGATGACGGAGGAAAGATTTTACGTTTCTTGGAAAAACCCAGTTGGGGAGAAGTGTTTAGCGATAATATAAATACAGGCATATATATTTTAGAACCTGAAGTTTTCCAGTACTATAGGAAAGGTGAGAATTTCGATTTTAGCAAGGATCTGTTTCCAAAATTGCTTGAAGATAATGTGCCCATGTATGGATATGTAGGAGAAGGTTATTGGTGTGATGTAGGAGATTTAAAATCCTATATAAATACTCATGAGGATATATTTACCCAGAAGGAAAGACAATATCTATTAGGCAAAAGTCAAAGGGAAGGAATATGGGTAGGAGAAGGGACTATAATCGAAAAAGGAGCTAAAATATATCCACCCGTTTACATAGGCAAAAATTCAATAATAAAGTCAGGAGTAGTTTTAGAATCCTATTCAGTAATTGGCAGTAACTGTTTTGTGGGGGAGGGCAGTTCAATAAAAAGGAGTATTGTATGGGATAATGTAATAATTTCAAATAACTGTGAAATCAGAAAAGCTGTAGTATGTAATAATGGGAGAATTGAGGAAGGAAGTAGAGTTTTTGAAGAGGCGGTAATAGGTGTTAATTCTAAAATATTCAGAAACTCCACCATAAAGCCTAAAGTAAAGGTATGGCCCCATAAAACTATAGAAGAAGGTACGGTTTTAAATGGAAATTTGGTATGGGAAGAAAAAGCTGCCAGAAGGCTCTTTGGATCAAGAAATATATCGGGAATTTATAATAGCACTATAACCCCGGAATTAGCAATTAAATTAGGGGCTAGTTTAGCAACGGTTATAAATTTTGAAGGGATTTATGTAGTAAATAGTGACGACTACAATCTATCTAAGTCCATAAAAAATTCCATTATATCAGGAATCCTTTCAACAGGTTCCTTAGTAGTAGATATGGAAGAAAGTTCTTTACCAATGTGCAGATTTAGTGTACGACATGTTAAAGCTCATGGTGGAGTTCATATTAGAACAGGTGATGTTGATCGGGGATTAGTATATATTGAGATAATTGGTGATAAAGGCATTAATATAGATAAAGGAATGGAAAGAAAGATCGAAAACACTATGGCCATAGAAGACTATAAAAGATGCAATGGGGAAGAAATAGAGGATATAGTCCATATTAATAACTTTTCTTCTATTTATATAAAAGAAGGAATTAATAGGCTGAAAAACATTTATAAGATAAGGCAAGAAAGGCCCAAAATAGCTATTGGATCTAAATCTCGAAATATAGCTGCTCTAGCAGAAAAATTTTTGAAAAAAATGGGCTGTTTGGTGAGTGTAGTAGATGACATCAAGGTTTTCGGAATAGATGGTTTAAAAAATATGGTATTAGATGAAGATTTAGACCTAGGAATACTTTATAGTGATGATGGGGAAAGCATAGCTTTAACCGATGGATTTAATATAATTAAGGGTGAAAGATATTATATGTTATCTCTACTCATAGGATTTAAAACTGGAGAAATCAAAGAAGCCATTGTGCCATATAATTTCCCCCGAATCGTTGAAAAAATAGGAAGCAAATATGATGGCAGTATTACTTATGCTAAATCTAATATTTCAGATTTAATAGGTACTATGTGGAAAAAGGATTTGGAATTTCAATACATACTAAACTTTGATGGTATTTGGGCCTCAGGGAAGATAATAGATTACCTGATAGGAAATAATATGGTGTTAAACCAATTGCTACAGGAGCTACCGGAATATTTCTATTTAATGAAGGAAATTCCCTGTAAATGGGATGAAAAAGGCAACATAATTAGAAGATTGACAGGTGATGGAAAAGCAGGAATAGAGCTAAAAGAGGGAATTAGATTTATGGATAACAAAGGTTGGGTACTAGTTGTTCCCGATGAAGAAAAGCCAAAGCTTAATCTATTTATAGAAGGACATGATGAAGAGTATGCAGAAGAGCTGTGGTCAAAATACCATGATCGAATTACTAAGCTTTTAAAAGGATAA
- a CDS encoding GH36-type glycosyl hydrolase domain-containing protein yields MRMEYGPMMNEDNHILYRSVRKGNTKYFFLNRLDRCFKEIEKAYLEFNRDVSEGNSLPKGTDWLLDNFYLIELNYKELKKNIKSERKILLNIIDSGKYKGYPRIYILALELISKGAGSITEENLIEFINDFQRGDILSLDEIHQFSRYIVLGLMEWIGNISLNLIKIRHSWKMVDSWDLSEDEKIERIIENLPSMEFREIERLAKRIREEKEDFQLILNRMNKKLDYVGRSVEKILENEYINQSKYRVSLSYCITSLRKLSSLNWEKIFNSISMVEKVLMEDPLKVYENMDSTSKAYYRHEIQKLAERFNVQEISLSKRVLEFAKEEWKSGITDKRAHIGYYLLDRGREKLFDFFGEDVKKANMYLNPIRYILPIAFISLILAFLFARYGYIVGNIFWAILIFIVTFIPAMTLSIHLINHYYSKKVKSKILPKIDYKDGIPEDLATFVVVPSLIPDEYRLEELVNNLETFYLSNRLSNLYFAILGDFKDDDSKMAIEDEKIIHKGLEAIKRLNEKYAYKEDIFYFLHRERVYSETQDKWIGWERKRGALVEFNNLLLGDKDTSFNTISGDISKLQGKIKYVITLDSDTILPIDGARKLIGTISHPLNKGFVDKEKNVVTEGYGIIQPRILVNIEYSNKSLFTRIFAGAGGIDPYSKASWDIYQDLFGEAIFTGKGIYDVEVFRNCINHVIPENSILSHDLLEGSLIRVGLAKDIELIDGYPEKYSSYIMRQHRWVRGDWQLIRWLSGTFGERISLLSKWKILDNMRRSLLSVSLLLIILLGLTFFPGNIYIWLGLSILVLHLPLITMTIEVLFHRRFKIGKIKLNGNIIYGYKSHLYQGALNFLFLPHECIMMIDAITRTLYRVFISKKNLLEWTTAFDMERKSANDLIGYFKLMRANIIISLALLLLTLIFNPSNMMISLIISILWSFGPVLAYESSREEIETIERNEEDFKLLKEIGERTWKFYETFTDDKNNYLPPDNFQEYPYNGVANRTSPTNIGFYLLSILSSRDLGFITTNKMVELIGLTLNTIEKMEKWEGHLYNWYDTETLEPLMPIFVSTVDSGNFISYLIVLKEGLKEYMEGYEEKGKILDLIHRIESLIDSTKFAPLYDEVKDLFYIGYNVKEDKVLNSHYDLLASESRITSYIAISRGEVPLKHWERLGRPIIVDKKYMCLASWSGTMFEYLMPSLVLKNYKNTLLDETYRTSISIQIDYGDKNNIPWGISESGYFAFDNLFNYQYKAFGVPTLGFQRGLKDELVVSPYSTFLALNFMRKEAIANIKRLKDEGLYGEYGFYEAVDYSINRLPSHLDKGLVKSYMSHHQGMIFAAINNYINNGILINRFHRDPHMKCGEILMQEKIPLNPLITKESDRIEEIPIKRKREEKWERRIYGKEFLKDIKCHLLASNDYTLMINNRGEGFSKNGDIFINRWRRDFLSIPYGQFIYIRDLKDNYLWSAAYAPTYKEPDYYSVEFSPYKASFRRKDREIETEMDVFLLPEEAGEVRRIRLYNNREEEALLEVISYFEIVGERLEADLAHPAFNNLFVETEILEEEKCILAHRRNRDKGEDRWILHGVRTFIKGEDRFYYETNRGNFIGRGGFLKVPMGIIKGLTNSSGIVLDPIMSIGKKIKLEPKEKIEIFFISALTNSKDEAIDILRKFNNKTSFKIALDLFKTKSQAEMGYLSLNKLNSRLYEELLPCLFYLNENIKQPYMLILKQNIKGKEGLWAYGISGDNPIVLVKIKSMEGISTLVQLLDAHEYWSYKGLKVDLVILNEEESMYFQPIFENIQEIVNERRGNILNVSGGIFIRNKSNMPEEDIALLHHWARIVIKAEEGVKIKSIKNELPPMRRYDGKLMEFPVKYLDVDLDFYNGYGGFSKDGKEYTIKLSKDIYTPMPWVNVIANRDFGTIVTELGGGFTWSKNSRENKLTPWHNDSIIDIPGEIIYLVDQITGSIWNITSKPVRDDGDYLVTHGMGYTRFHHHSQGIDQELTIFVPINDNIKISLVRLKNNSKEDRKISLFYYIRPVLGVSDEETDRLLETDVEDSVFIVKNSANSEFKNSTLFISSSEKIHSYTGDRKEFIGSFPNYESPDGIQRVSLSNRVGFGYNTCAAIRIDINLLPNETKEFTFLMGVEEKLEKGLELINKYKDVQYAKKSLKEVEQFWNQILSTIQVNTPDKTMNYMINNWLMYQTIACRIWGRAGFYQVGGAFGARDQMQDTINAIYHMPEKTRKQIIRNCQHQYKEGDIQHWWHPIPDSEVHKGIRSKYSDDLLWLPFGVAKYIKVTGDESILKEEVPFIESPILEETEEERYEVPSISGDMGTVYEHCIRAIDRSLKFGERGLPLMGGGDWNDGMNKVGYKGKGESVWLGWFIIKVLKDFIPICNMMEDLDRARKYEIIIEQIKEAIERNCWDGGWYRRAYFDDGTPLGSKENSECTIDSISQSWAVISGTGDRQRSEMALKAVEDYLINEEEGLIALLTPPFEISDIEPGYIKSYVPGIRENGGQYTHAATWVIKAFALLGEGDKAYNLFKLINPINHSRTPIEVAKYKVEPYVVAADVYTNPQHLGRGGWTWYTGSSGWLYMVGLEDILGFSIERDKLFINPCIPKDWEGFTIEYRYKSTKYSIEVKNPDKVNRGVRRLLIDGVSIKDKWVKLIDDGLHHNIIVEMGNS; encoded by the coding sequence ATGCGGATGGAGTATGGACCAATGATGAATGAAGATAACCATATTCTATATAGAAGTGTGAGAAAGGGGAATACAAAATATTTTTTTCTAAATAGATTGGATAGATGCTTTAAAGAGATAGAAAAGGCATATTTAGAGTTTAATAGGGATGTATCTGAGGGTAACTCCTTACCTAAAGGGACAGACTGGCTGTTAGATAATTTCTACTTAATTGAATTAAACTACAAGGAGCTAAAGAAGAATATTAAAAGTGAAAGAAAGATTTTATTAAACATAATCGATTCTGGGAAGTATAAAGGTTATCCCAGAATATATATTTTAGCTTTGGAACTAATATCAAAAGGGGCAGGAAGTATTACCGAAGAAAATCTGATAGAATTCATTAACGATTTTCAAAGAGGGGATATTTTGTCCTTGGACGAGATACACCAGTTTTCTAGATATATTGTTTTAGGTTTAATGGAGTGGATTGGGAATATCTCATTAAATCTAATTAAAATTAGGCATTCATGGAAAATGGTAGATAGCTGGGATTTAAGCGAAGATGAAAAAATTGAAAGGATTATCGAAAATTTGCCAAGTATGGAATTTAGGGAAATAGAGAGGCTTGCCAAAAGGATAAGAGAAGAAAAAGAAGATTTCCAATTGATATTAAATAGGATGAATAAAAAACTGGACTATGTGGGAAGAAGCGTAGAGAAGATCCTAGAAAATGAATATATTAATCAATCAAAATATAGGGTATCCTTAAGCTACTGTATAACTTCATTGAGGAAACTTTCCTCATTAAATTGGGAGAAAATTTTTAATTCCATTAGCATGGTGGAGAAAGTTTTAATGGAAGACCCGTTAAAAGTATATGAAAATATGGATTCTACATCTAAAGCGTATTATAGGCATGAAATACAGAAGTTAGCGGAAAGATTTAATGTTCAAGAAATTTCATTATCTAAAAGGGTATTGGAATTTGCTAAAGAAGAATGGAAAAGTGGCATTACTGATAAAAGAGCCCATATAGGGTATTATCTTCTGGATAGAGGAAGGGAAAAGTTATTTGACTTTTTCGGAGAGGATGTTAAAAAGGCCAATATGTATTTAAACCCTATTAGGTATATACTACCAATAGCCTTTATTTCCCTAATATTAGCATTCTTATTTGCCAGATATGGATATATTGTAGGAAATATATTCTGGGCAATTCTGATATTTATTGTAACTTTTATCCCAGCTATGACCCTTTCCATTCATCTAATTAACCACTATTATTCCAAGAAGGTAAAATCTAAAATATTACCTAAGATTGACTACAAAGATGGAATACCAGAAGATCTGGCTACTTTTGTTGTAGTTCCAAGCTTAATTCCAGATGAGTATAGGTTGGAGGAATTGGTTAATAATTTAGAAACCTTCTATCTATCTAATAGATTAAGCAACTTGTATTTTGCCATATTAGGAGATTTTAAAGATGATGATTCAAAGATGGCTATAGAAGATGAAAAGATAATCCATAAAGGACTTGAAGCCATAAAAAGATTAAATGAAAAATATGCTTACAAGGAAGATATATTTTATTTTCTCCATAGGGAAAGGGTCTATTCGGAAACCCAGGATAAGTGGATTGGATGGGAGAGAAAAAGGGGAGCTTTAGTTGAATTCAATAATCTGCTATTAGGTGATAAAGATACTAGTTTTAATACTATTTCTGGAGATATCTCAAAACTTCAAGGTAAAATAAAATATGTTATTACCTTGGATTCAGATACTATACTGCCTATAGACGGGGCCAGGAAGTTAATAGGCACTATTTCTCATCCCTTGAATAAAGGTTTTGTGGACAAAGAAAAGAACGTGGTTACGGAAGGTTATGGGATAATCCAACCTAGAATATTGGTGAATATTGAGTACAGCAATAAATCCTTATTTACAAGGATATTTGCTGGTGCTGGTGGCATTGATCCTTATAGTAAGGCTTCATGGGATATTTATCAGGATCTATTTGGTGAGGCAATTTTTACAGGAAAAGGGATTTACGATGTGGAAGTATTCAGAAATTGTATAAATCATGTTATACCTGAAAATTCCATATTAAGCCACGACCTTTTAGAAGGTAGCTTGATTAGAGTCGGATTGGCTAAGGATATAGAATTGATTGATGGTTATCCAGAAAAATATAGTTCTTATATAATGAGGCAACATAGATGGGTAAGGGGCGATTGGCAGTTAATTAGATGGCTTAGTGGCACTTTTGGAGAGAGGATATCCCTTTTATCAAAGTGGAAAATATTAGACAATATGAGAAGAAGCCTTTTATCTGTGTCGCTATTGTTAATTATATTGTTAGGATTAACCTTTTTCCCAGGAAATATTTATATTTGGTTAGGGTTATCCATATTAGTTCTACATTTGCCTTTAATAACTATGACAATTGAAGTGTTGTTTCATAGAAGATTTAAGATAGGAAAAATAAAATTAAATGGGAATATAATATATGGCTATAAATCCCATTTATATCAAGGAGCACTGAACTTCCTATTCTTACCTCATGAATGCATAATGATGATAGATGCTATAACAAGAACCCTTTATAGAGTATTTATCTCTAAGAAGAATCTATTAGAGTGGACTACTGCCTTTGATATGGAAAGAAAATCAGCTAATGATCTGATCGGATATTTTAAATTGATGAGGGCAAATATTATTATATCACTTGCCTTATTGTTATTGACTCTAATATTTAATCCGTCTAATATGATGATTAGTTTAATTATAAGTATACTTTGGTCTTTTGGCCCAGTATTAGCATATGAAAGCAGCAGGGAAGAAATTGAAACAATTGAAAGAAATGAGGAGGATTTTAAATTATTAAAGGAAATTGGAGAAAGAACCTGGAAATTTTACGAAACCTTTACAGATGACAAAAACAATTATCTTCCACCAGATAACTTTCAGGAATATCCTTATAATGGAGTTGCCAATAGGACCTCTCCCACTAATATAGGCTTTTACTTGCTTTCCATACTGTCTAGCAGGGACTTAGGTTTTATTACTACTAATAAGATGGTTGAATTAATCGGTTTAACATTAAATACGATTGAAAAAATGGAAAAATGGGAAGGGCATCTCTATAATTGGTATGATACGGAAACCTTGGAACCCTTAATGCCTATTTTTGTATCCACAGTGGATAGCGGTAATTTCATATCCTATTTAATAGTATTGAAGGAAGGACTAAAGGAGTATATGGAAGGCTACGAAGAAAAGGGTAAAATATTAGATTTAATCCATAGGATAGAGAGTTTAATTGACAGCACTAAATTTGCCCCTCTATACGATGAAGTAAAAGATCTTTTTTATATTGGCTATAATGTTAAAGAGGATAAGGTATTAAACTCACATTATGATCTATTGGCCTCTGAATCCCGTATTACAAGTTATATTGCCATATCTAGGGGAGAGGTACCGTTGAAACACTGGGAGAGATTAGGTAGGCCTATAATAGTGGATAAGAAGTATATGTGCCTTGCTTCCTGGTCTGGCACAATGTTTGAGTATTTAATGCCATCTTTAGTGTTAAAAAATTATAAAAATACATTGTTAGACGAAACTTATAGAACATCTATTAGTATTCAGATAGACTATGGAGATAAAAATAATATACCTTGGGGAATATCTGAATCGGGTTATTTTGCCTTTGATAATCTGTTTAACTATCAATATAAGGCCTTTGGAGTTCCCACTTTAGGTTTTCAAAGAGGTTTAAAGGATGAATTAGTGGTATCACCTTACTCTACCTTTTTAGCCTTAAATTTTATGCGAAAAGAAGCTATAGCAAATATTAAGAGGTTAAAAGATGAAGGTTTGTATGGGGAATATGGATTTTACGAAGCGGTAGACTATAGCATTAATAGACTACCTTCCCATTTAGATAAAGGCCTCGTCAAATCCTATATGAGTCACCATCAAGGGATGATATTTGCAGCTATAAACAATTATATAAATAATGGAATATTAATAAATAGATTCCACCGAGATCCTCATATGAAATGCGGAGAAATATTAATGCAGGAAAAGATTCCATTAAATCCATTAATAACTAAGGAAAGTGACAGGATTGAAGAAATCCCTATTAAAAGAAAGAGAGAGGAAAAATGGGAAAGGAGAATCTATGGTAAAGAGTTTTTAAAGGATATAAAATGCCACCTATTGGCTTCAAATGATTATACGTTAATGATAAACAATAGGGGTGAAGGATTTTCAAAGAATGGGGATATCTTTATAAACAGGTGGAGGAGAGATTTTTTGTCTATTCCCTACGGTCAGTTTATATATATAAGGGATTTAAAGGATAACTATCTGTGGTCAGCAGCTTACGCTCCTACTTATAAAGAACCAGACTATTATAGCGTGGAGTTTTCACCTTATAAGGCAAGTTTTAGGCGAAAGGACAGGGAAATTGAAACGGAAATGGACGTGTTTTTACTGCCTGAGGAAGCGGGAGAAGTTAGGAGAATAAGGCTATATAATAATAGGGAAGAAGAGGCATTACTTGAAGTTATAAGCTATTTTGAAATAGTAGGAGAAAGGTTAGAAGCCGATTTAGCTCACCCAGCTTTCAATAATCTGTTTGTTGAAACGGAAATCCTTGAGGAGGAAAAATGCATTTTAGCCCACAGAAGGAATAGAGATAAAGGAGAAGATAGGTGGATTCTTCATGGAGTAAGAACTTTCATAAAAGGTGAGGATAGGTTTTATTACGAGACAAATAGGGGGAATTTCATAGGTAGGGGAGGTTTCCTTAAGGTTCCAATGGGAATTATTAAAGGGCTTACTAATTCTTCTGGAATAGTATTAGACCCTATTATGAGCATTGGGAAAAAAATAAAGTTGGAACCTAAAGAAAAAATCGAAATATTTTTCATTTCTGCCTTAACCAATAGTAAGGATGAAGCTATAGATATTTTAAGGAAATTTAATAATAAGACCAGCTTTAAAATTGCATTAGACTTGTTTAAGACCAAGTCTCAAGCGGAAATGGGTTATTTAAGTTTAAATAAACTAAATTCAAGACTATATGAAGAATTGCTACCTTGTTTATTCTATTTAAATGAGAATATAAAACAACCTTATATGCTCATACTGAAGCAAAATATAAAGGGGAAAGAGGGGCTGTGGGCTTATGGGATTTCAGGAGATAATCCCATAGTTTTAGTTAAAATCAAATCAATGGAGGGCATTAGTACTTTAGTTCAACTATTAGATGCTCATGAATATTGGTCTTACAAGGGATTGAAAGTAGATTTAGTCATTTTAAACGAAGAAGAAAGTATGTATTTTCAGCCCATATTTGAAAATATACAGGAAATTGTTAACGAAAGGAGAGGTAATATCCTAAATGTTTCTGGAGGAATATTCATCAGAAACAAGAGCAATATGCCAGAAGAGGATATTGCCCTCTTACACCATTGGGCAAGGATTGTAATTAAAGCTGAAGAAGGAGTTAAGATTAAGAGTATTAAAAATGAGCTCCCACCTATGAGGAGATATGATGGCAAATTGATGGAGTTTCCTGTAAAATATCTTGATGTAGATTTAGATTTTTATAATGGTTATGGAGGATTTTCAAAAGATGGTAAAGAGTACACTATAAAACTATCTAAAGATATATATACCCCTATGCCTTGGGTAAATGTAATAGCTAATAGGGATTTTGGAACAATAGTTACAGAACTGGGAGGAGGCTTTACTTGGTCGAAAAATAGTAGGGAAAACAAATTAACTCCTTGGCATAATGATTCCATAATAGATATACCAGGCGAAATAATCTATTTAGTGGACCAAATAACGGGATCAATCTGGAATATTACCTCTAAACCTGTTAGAGATGATGGGGATTATCTAGTAACCCATGGTATGGGATATACTAGATTTCACCACCATAGCCAGGGGATAGATCAGGAGCTTACCATATTCGTGCCTATAAATGATAATATAAAAATCAGTTTGGTAAGGTTAAAGAATAACTCAAAAGAGGACAGAAAAATCAGCTTATTTTATTATATTAGACCTGTGTTGGGAGTTTCAGATGAAGAAACTGATAGGTTATTGGAAACGGATGTAGAGGATAGTGTATTTATAGTTAAGAATTCTGCTAACAGTGAATTTAAAAATAGCACCTTATTCATATCCAGTTCTGAAAAGATACATTCCTATACGGGAGATAGGAAGGAGTTTATTGGCAGCTTTCCTAATTATGAAAGCCCAGATGGAATTCAGAGGGTAAGTTTATCTAATAGGGTAGGATTTGGATACAATACATGTGCTGCCATAAGGATAGACATAAACCTACTGCCCAACGAAACTAAGGAATTTACATTTTTGATGGGAGTGGAGGAAAAATTAGAGAAAGGATTAGAACTGATAAATAAATATAAGGATGTTCAATATGCAAAGAAATCCTTAAAAGAGGTAGAGCAATTCTGGAATCAAATATTATCTACCATCCAAGTAAATACACCTGATAAGACAATGAATTATATGATCAACAATTGGTTAATGTACCAAACAATTGCCTGTAGAATCTGGGGAAGGGCTGGATTTTATCAGGTAGGCGGTGCTTTTGGTGCTAGAGACCAGATGCAGGATACAATAAATGCCATCTACCATATGCCCGAAAAGACAAGAAAACAGATTATAAGAAACTGTCAACACCAATATAAGGAAGGGGATATACAGCATTGGTGGCATCCAATACCAGATAGTGAGGTTCATAAAGGGATTAGGAGCAAATATTCCGATGATTTATTATGGCTGCCTTTTGGAGTAGCAAAATACATTAAAGTGACAGGAGATGAGAGTATATTAAAAGAGGAGGTTCCCTTTATAGAAAGTCCTATTCTTGAGGAAACAGAAGAGGAAAGGTATGAAGTGCCAAGTATTTCTGGTGATATGGGTACAGTATACGAACACTGTATTAGAGCCATCGACAGATCTTTAAAATTTGGAGAAAGAGGTCTGCCACTGATGGGAGGAGGAGACTGGAATGATGGCATGAATAAAGTAGGCTATAAAGGGAAAGGGGAATCGGTATGGCTAGGCTGGTTTATAATAAAGGTGCTAAAGGATTTCATACCTATTTGCAATATGATGGAGGATTTAGATAGGGCAAGAAAGTACGAAATAATAATTGAGCAAATAAAAGAAGCTATAGAAAGGAATTGTTGGGATGGAGGTTGGTATAGGAGAGCTTACTTTGATGATGGCACTCCTTTGGGTTCTAAGGAAAATAGTGAATGTACTATCGATTCCATATCTCAATCTTGGGCAGTAATTTCTGGTACTGGTGATAGGCAAAGGTCAGAAATGGCTTTAAAAGCAGTTGAAGATTATTTAATTAATGAAGAGGAAGGGTTAATAGCATTATTAACTCCTCCTTTTGAAATATCCGATATAGAACCTGGATATATAAAGTCCTATGTACCTGGAATTAGGGAGAATGGTGGACAATATACCCATGCAGCTACTTGGGTAATAAAGGCTTTTGCTTTGCTAGGGGAGGGAGACAAGGCTTATAATCTTTTTAAACTAATTAATCCAATAAACCATTCTAGAACTCCTATAGAAGTAGCTAAATATAAAGTAGAGCCCTATGTAGTGGCTGCAGATGTTTATACCAATCCTCAACACTTGGGTAGAGGGGGGTGGACTTGGTATACTGGTTCCTCTGGTTGGTTGTACATGGTTGGATTAGAGGACATTCTAGGATTTTCCATAGAAAGGGATAAGTTATTCATTAATCCATGTATACCAAAGGATTGGGAAGGCTTTACCATTGAATATAGATATAAGAGTACTAAATACAGTATAGAAGTAAAAAATCCAGATAAAGTTAATAGAGGTGTTAGGAGGTTGTTGATAGACGGGGTTTCTATAAAAGATAAGTGGGTAAAATTAATAGATGATGGTTTACACCATAATATTATAGTGGAGATGGGCAATAGCTAG
- a CDS encoding superoxide dismutase produces the protein MVFKLPELKYSYNALEPHIDALTMETHHSKHHKAYVDNLNKALEGHAKSQEMDIEEILKSLTELPEEIRTAVRNNGGGHYNHTLFWEFMSPDGGGKPEGELANKIDEDLGGFDKFKEDFKKAALDQFGSGWAWLVLNNGRIEIVSTPNQDNPISQGKIPILGIDVWEHAYYLKYKNLRGDYVDAWWNVVNWKKVEEIFNKVK, from the coding sequence ATGGTTTTCAAATTACCAGAATTAAAATATTCTTATAATGCTTTAGAACCTCATATCGACGCATTAACAATGGAAACACATCATTCAAAACATCACAAAGCATATGTGGATAATTTAAACAAAGCTTTAGAAGGTCATGCTAAATCCCAAGAAATGGATATAGAAGAAATATTAAAATCCTTAACTGAACTACCAGAGGAAATAAGAACTGCTGTAAGGAATAATGGTGGTGGACATTATAATCACACATTATTCTGGGAGTTTATGTCCCCTGATGGTGGCGGAAAGCCCGAAGGAGAATTAGCAAATAAAATCGATGAAGACTTAGGTGGATTTGACAAGTTTAAAGAAGATTTCAAAAAAGCAGCCTTAGATCAATTTGGCAGTGGTTGGGCCTGGCTAGTTCTAAATAATGGTAGGATAGAAATAGTTTCCACCCCAAATCAAGACAATCCAATTTCACAAGGAAAAATTCCAATACTGGGCATCGACGTATGGGAACATGCTTATTATCTAAAATATAAGAATTTAAGGGGAGACTATGTTGACGCTTGGTGGAATGTGGTTAACTGGAAAAAGGTAGAAGAAATATTTAATAAAGTAAAATAA